The Salvelinus namaycush isolate Seneca chromosome 28, SaNama_1.0, whole genome shotgun sequence genome contains a region encoding:
- the LOC120023435 gene encoding protein LBH-like, which yields MTEVMNTQEPVIKDFSVAGAVSGDQGISFQIFPDTHERNPKLSKRLPSIVVEPSDGGNVESGELRWPPMDPNSVEAPGGMQPHKHTPLQTTQDQTADEDLNLGVQDSSEVVYGAVVEESN from the exons ATGACTGAGGTGATGAACACACAGGAACCTGTGATAAAGGACTTCAGTGTAGCTGGAGCAGTATCAGGGGATCAGGGCATATCCTTTCAG ATTTTCCCAGATACCCATGAGCGGAATCCCAAGCTATCCAAGAGACTTCCCTCTATTGTGGTGGAGCCCTCTGATGGGGGCAATGTGGAAAGCGGGGAGCTCCGCTGGCCCCCTATGGATCCCAACTCTGTAGAGGCCCCAGGCGGGATGCAGCCCCACAAACACACTCCTCTTCAGACCACACAGGACCAGACCGCAG ATGAAGATCTGAATCTCGGGGTGCAGGACAGCAGTGAAGTGGTGTATGGGGCCGTAGTGGAGGAATCTAACTGA